The Fibrobacter sp. UWH6 genomic interval TAATCCAGCCGCGATGCTTAAACCAGTGGAATGCACTGGCAACACCAGATTTCACTTTCTGGTTACGCGCGTCCTTCTGCTTGCGTTCGTTAAAGCCGATTCTACGGCCTGACCATGTCGTCTTATCTACAGCCAACTAAAACTCCTACAGACATTCCTTCAAAATGGTTTCGCCCAGCTTGTAGATGCTGCCAGCACCCATCAAGACAACCACATCACCTTCACGAAGTTCCTTCTTCAAGATGGGAAGCAAGTTCATCTGATCGCCAATAAAGCGGGCATCGCGATGGCCACGTGCAGTTGCACTTTCAGAAACAAGAGCACCGGTCACACCTTCGATGGGGCGTTCACGAGCGGGATAAATATCGGTGGCAAGCAGGACGTCGCAATTGGCAAAGGCGCTGCCAAAAGCTTCGTGCTGGTCGCGGGTACGGGTAAAGAGATGGGGTTGGAAAGCGACGATAATACGCTTATCCGGGAAGGCATCGCGGAAGCCCAGGAGGGTTGCGGTAGCTTCGGTGGGATGATGAGCATAGTCATCAAAGACCATCACGCCATTCTTTTCACCAATGAATTCAAAACGACGCTTTACGCCACCGAAGGCAGCAACAGCCTTACGGGCCACATCGGCATCAATACCTTCTTCAATAGCCAAGGCTACTGCAGCCGTTGCGTTCAGCACGTTGTGACGACCAGGAATCTGCAAGCGGAACTCACCCAGACTCTTACCATCATTCAAAATTTCAAATACAGGGAATCCCTTTTCAAAACGCAGATTGTCTACGCGATACTTAGCCTGACGAGTAAAACCATAAGTAATCACAGGCTTCTTCAGACGGGCCAGGATCTGCTGGGCATTGGGATCATCCAGGCAGAGAATAATCTGACCATAGAAAGGAATCTTGTTTGCAAACTGGACAAAGGCGTCCTTAATGTCTTCAATATCCTTGTAGGTATCCAGGTGGTCTGCATCAATGTTGGTAATGATAGCAGAAGAGGGCATCATAGAAAGGAAGCTACGGTCGAATTCATCAGATTCGGCAATCAGGTAGTTACCCTTACCCACCTTGGCGCCACTGCCATGGCCCTTCACCACACCGCCAACGATAATGGTGGGATCCAAACCAGCTTCTTCCCAAATCTGGCCTACGATGGAAGT includes:
- the murC gene encoding UDP-N-acetylmuramate--L-alanine ligase, whose product is MQINDCKRVRRLHFVGIGGAGMSGIAEVLHANGFAVSGSDMSESAVVDYLRNLGIRVDPKHDAKNVEDADLVVYSSAVPHDNPELVEARNRRIPVIKRAEMLGELMRMKYTLSIAGTHGKTTTTSIVGQIWEEAGLDPTIIVGGVVKGHGSGAKVGKGNYLIAESDEFDRSFLSMMPSSAIITNIDADHLDTYKDIEDIKDAFVQFANKIPFYGQIILCLDDPNAQQILARLKKPVITYGFTRQAKYRVDNLRFEKGFPVFEILNDGKSLGEFRLQIPGRHNVLNATAAVALAIEEGIDADVARKAVAAFGGVKRRFEFIGEKNGVMVFDDYAHHPTEATATLLGFRDAFPDKRIIVAFQPHLFTRTRDQHEAFGSAFANCDVLLATDIYPARERPIEGVTGALVSESATARGHRDARFIGDQMNLLPILKKELREGDVVVLMGAGSIYKLGETILKECL